One part of the Microbacterium aurugineum genome encodes these proteins:
- a CDS encoding isoprenyl transferase codes for MSRENPVRGPLYRLYTSRLRRDLDPASVPHHVAMMIDGNRRWARQLGYATPAEGYRAGAAKMHEFLGWCDELGVRVVSLYLLSSDNLRKRDSAELADLIEIIAELAEALSQEGNWRVKHVGRSDLLPPELARVLADAEERTKGHSGLHVNLAVGYGSRNEIVDAVRSIITKHEASGGTLEDLAAQLTPEMIGEHLYTGGQPDPDLVIRTSGEQRLSDFLLWQSAHSEFYFVEALGPDLRQVDFLRAIRDYADRDRRYGR; via the coding sequence ATATCACGCGAGAATCCGGTGCGGGGACCGCTGTATCGGCTCTACACCAGTCGGCTGCGTCGCGATCTCGATCCTGCGTCGGTGCCGCATCACGTCGCGATGATGATCGACGGCAACCGGCGCTGGGCGCGTCAGCTCGGGTACGCCACACCTGCCGAGGGATATCGGGCGGGCGCGGCGAAGATGCACGAGTTCCTCGGCTGGTGCGACGAGCTCGGCGTACGAGTCGTCTCGCTGTATCTGCTCTCCAGCGACAACCTGCGAAAGCGGGACTCCGCCGAGCTCGCCGACCTCATCGAGATCATCGCCGAGCTGGCGGAAGCTCTGTCGCAGGAGGGGAACTGGCGCGTCAAGCACGTCGGACGATCCGACCTCCTGCCGCCGGAGCTCGCGCGCGTGCTCGCAGACGCGGAGGAGCGGACGAAGGGTCACAGCGGACTCCACGTGAACCTCGCGGTCGGGTACGGCTCACGCAACGAGATCGTCGACGCGGTGCGGAGCATCATCACCAAGCACGAGGCCTCGGGCGGAACGCTGGAAGACCTCGCCGCCCAGCTCACCCCGGAGATGATCGGCGAGCACCTCTACACCGGAGGACAGCCCGATCCCGATCTGGTGATCCGGACGAGCGGCGAGCAGCGGCTCAGCGACTTCCTGCTCTGGCAGAGCGCGCACAGCGAGTTCTACTTCGTGGAAGCGCTGGGGCCCGATCTCCGGCAGGTGGACTTCCTCC
- the trhA gene encoding PAQR family membrane homeostasis protein TrhA produces the protein MSTPEQSGPDVPQLPLLEAAAVDAAVDIKPTWRGWIHAATFPVAIAAGIVLIIVADGAPAKWASAVFMLTSLLLFGNSALYHRFDWSPRVKVVLKRIDHANILLLIAGTYTPLATLALPPDKGLLLLCVVWGGTLVGILFRVFWINAPRWLYVALYLLLGWAAVMYIVDLMNANFAMMVLVIVGGLLYTGGAVVYALKRPNPWPGHFGFHEIFHVCTVLAFLCHWTACLLITLAPLSPSLGAP, from the coding sequence GTGAGCACACCCGAGCAGTCCGGTCCCGATGTCCCCCAGCTGCCGCTTCTCGAAGCCGCCGCCGTGGATGCTGCGGTCGATATCAAGCCGACCTGGCGCGGCTGGATCCACGCCGCCACTTTCCCGGTGGCCATCGCCGCCGGCATCGTCCTGATCATCGTGGCCGACGGCGCCCCGGCGAAATGGGCGTCCGCCGTGTTCATGCTCACGTCGTTGCTGCTGTTCGGCAATTCCGCCCTCTACCACCGGTTCGACTGGTCCCCCCGGGTGAAGGTCGTCCTGAAGCGGATCGACCATGCCAACATCCTGCTGCTGATCGCCGGGACCTACACCCCCCTGGCGACACTGGCGCTGCCCCCGGACAAGGGCCTGCTGCTGCTCTGCGTGGTCTGGGGCGGAACTCTGGTAGGCATCCTCTTCCGCGTGTTCTGGATCAACGCCCCACGCTGGCTCTACGTCGCCCTCTACCTGCTGCTCGGCTGGGCAGCGGTGATGTACATCGTCGACCTCATGAACGCGAACTTCGCGATGATGGTGCTGGTGATCGTCGGCGGCCTCCTCTACACGGGCGGCGCCGTCGTCTACGCGCTGAAGAGGCCCAATCCGTGGCCCGGCCATTTCGGCTTCCACGAGATCTTCCATGTGTGCACGGTGCTCGCGTTCCTCTGCCACTGGACCGCGTGTCTGCTCATCACCCTCGCCCCGCTGTCGCCCTCGCTGGGCGCGCCGTAG
- a CDS encoding DUF4307 domain-containing protein — translation MTTAQQLDERYGRTRRRRLPWIIGGAVALVVIGAFSWMTVSQSIASVDADDLGFTLVDEYSVDVSFQVTGVQGKDVVCALEALDEEFGVVGWKIVEIAAGDSHSQAVSVTIPTVAQATTGLVNTCWVA, via the coding sequence GTGACGACCGCACAGCAGCTCGACGAACGCTATGGCCGAACGCGACGGCGTCGGCTGCCGTGGATCATCGGTGGCGCTGTCGCGCTCGTGGTCATCGGTGCCTTCAGCTGGATGACCGTATCGCAGTCGATCGCCTCGGTGGACGCCGACGACCTCGGCTTCACCCTCGTCGATGAGTACTCCGTCGATGTGAGCTTCCAGGTCACCGGCGTGCAGGGCAAGGACGTGGTGTGCGCCCTCGAAGCACTCGACGAGGAGTTCGGTGTGGTGGGCTGGAAGATCGTCGAGATCGCCGCCGGAGACAGCCACTCCCAGGCCGTCTCGGTCACCATCCCGACCGTCGCGCAGGCCACGACAGGTTTGGTGAACACCTGCTGGGTCGCTTAG
- the greA gene encoding transcription elongation factor GreA, translating to MSTDAQVPFLTQEAYDRLVAELEHLSTVGRDEIAKRIEAAREEGDLKENGGYHAAKDEQGKQEARIRTLEGLLKTAKVGEAPASRGIVEPGTVVTALVAGGEEVFLLGSREIASGGDLDVYSEASPLGQAILGLKVGEKSSYEAPNGRSIDVEIVNVETYTG from the coding sequence ATGTCCACCGATGCTCAGGTCCCCTTTCTCACGCAGGAGGCGTATGACCGGCTCGTCGCCGAGCTGGAGCACCTGTCGACCGTCGGTCGCGATGAGATCGCCAAGCGCATCGAGGCGGCCCGCGAAGAAGGCGACCTCAAGGAGAACGGCGGATACCACGCCGCCAAAGACGAGCAGGGCAAGCAGGAAGCCCGCATCCGCACCCTCGAGGGCCTGTTGAAGACCGCCAAGGTCGGCGAAGCTCCGGCCAGCCGCGGGATCGTCGAGCCCGGCACCGTCGTCACGGCGCTCGTGGCCGGCGGCGAAGAGGTCTTCCTCCTCGGCAGCCGCGAGATCGCTTCCGGCGGCGACCTCGACGTCTACAGCGAGGCCAGCCCGCTGGGCCAGGCGATCCTCGGCCTCAAGGTCGGCGAGAAGTCGTCGTACGAGGCCCCGAACGGACGCAGCATCGACGTCGAGATCGTGAACGTCGAGACCTACACGGGCTGA
- the ilvA gene encoding threonine ammonia-lyase, with translation MSEVPSLTEFEHAAQSLAEVISHTPTLPSRALSDIHGSTVLLKMENLQRTGSFKIRGAAYRLSRLSAEERSRGVVAASAGNHAQGVALAAQALGIPATIFMPLGVPVPKLLATRGYGAEVVLEGETVATSLRLAAEFSERTGAVLIHPFDHRDVVIGQGTLGLELLEDAPDVDTVVLGIGGGGLIAGVAAAVKARAAELGRTVRIIGVQAENAAAVPPSLAAGEPVDIVTRPTIADGILVARPGAVPFEIIKDLVDEVVTVSDDDLARAILILLEQAKVVVEPAGAAGVAAILAGKVSGTGTTMAVLSGGNIDPLLLQRVVSHGLAASGRYLTIRIPLPDRPGQLARVSELIAEAGANVIEAMHTRHGHGLQISDVILELSVETRGPEHSEHTLDTLRRAGFAPILVPD, from the coding sequence ATGAGCGAAGTCCCCAGCCTGACCGAGTTCGAGCACGCAGCTCAGAGTCTGGCTGAGGTGATCTCGCACACGCCGACGCTGCCGTCGCGAGCGCTGTCGGACATCCACGGCAGCACGGTCCTGCTCAAGATGGAGAATCTTCAGCGCACGGGTTCCTTCAAGATCCGCGGTGCCGCGTACCGGCTGTCGCGGCTGAGCGCTGAGGAGCGCTCCCGCGGTGTCGTCGCCGCCTCCGCGGGCAACCATGCCCAGGGTGTCGCCCTCGCCGCCCAGGCCCTCGGCATCCCGGCCACGATCTTCATGCCGCTCGGCGTTCCCGTGCCCAAGCTCCTCGCCACCCGCGGGTACGGCGCAGAGGTCGTGCTGGAGGGGGAGACCGTCGCGACCTCGCTGCGTCTGGCGGCGGAATTCTCCGAGCGCACCGGGGCCGTGCTGATCCACCCGTTCGACCACCGCGACGTCGTGATCGGACAGGGAACGCTCGGCCTCGAACTGCTGGAGGATGCGCCGGACGTCGACACGGTCGTCCTCGGCATCGGGGGAGGCGGGCTCATCGCGGGTGTCGCCGCGGCCGTGAAGGCCCGAGCCGCCGAACTCGGGCGGACGGTACGCATCATCGGGGTCCAGGCGGAGAACGCCGCCGCCGTGCCGCCCTCGCTCGCGGCGGGGGAGCCGGTCGACATCGTCACTCGTCCGACCATCGCCGACGGCATCCTCGTCGCCCGTCCGGGAGCCGTCCCCTTCGAGATCATCAAAGACCTCGTCGATGAGGTGGTCACCGTCTCCGACGATGATCTCGCGCGGGCCATCCTCATCCTGCTGGAGCAGGCGAAGGTCGTGGTCGAACCCGCCGGTGCCGCGGGTGTGGCGGCGATCCTGGCCGGCAAGGTCTCCGGAACGGGAACGACGATGGCGGTGCTCTCCGGCGGCAACATCGACCCGCTCCTGTTGCAGCGCGTGGTCTCTCACGGCCTCGCGGCCTCCGGCCGGTACCTGACGATCCGGATTCCGCTCCCCGACCGGCCGGGGCAGCTCGCTCGTGTGTCGGAGCTCATCGCCGAAGCCGGGGCGAACGTCATCGAAGCCATGCACACGCGGCACGGTCACGGACTCCAGATCAGCGATGTGATCCTGGAGCTCAGCGTCGAGACACGGGGACCCGAGCATTCGGAGCACACGCTCGACACGCTGCGTCGCGCCGGGTTCGCGCCCATCCTCGTCCCGGATTGA
- a CDS encoding AI-2E family transporter, which translates to MSEDQRPRLRDLFRPRPVSTDRTVTTEADEAVPLPLRITASYAWRLLLIAAAIGVFIWLVMLLKLLVIPLMVGILITALLWPAFSWMLRHGVPRWLAITLSLIGTAAVVTGLMWLVVWQVRAQLPDVQARSTEAFDQFQVWLHEGPLKLSDTQIADYLQQGLDFLTEQTQALWTGALAIGTTVGHVATGALLSLFILICLLADGAGIWRWTVKIFPRKARPAVDGAARNGWATIVNYARTQLFVATIDAIGIGLGAFLLQVPLALPVAVLVFLGSFIPIVGAVVTGAVAVFLALVYNGPWIALWMLVVVLAVQQIEGHILQPIMMGSAVKVHPLAVVLVVAGGAMIAGIPGALFAVPLAAFVNVAAVTISTGSWRTGAGPSGDLIWSTVPRERRRRNR; encoded by the coding sequence ATGAGTGAGGATCAGCGACCCCGGCTGCGAGATCTCTTCCGTCCGCGCCCGGTCTCCACGGACCGCACCGTGACGACCGAGGCCGACGAGGCGGTACCGCTGCCACTGCGGATCACGGCGAGCTACGCCTGGCGTCTGCTGCTCATCGCGGCGGCGATCGGCGTCTTCATCTGGCTGGTCATGTTGCTCAAGCTCCTGGTCATCCCGCTCATGGTCGGTATCCTCATCACCGCTCTGCTCTGGCCGGCGTTCTCGTGGATGCTGCGTCACGGCGTCCCGCGCTGGTTGGCGATCACGCTCTCCCTCATCGGCACAGCCGCCGTCGTCACGGGGCTGATGTGGCTGGTGGTCTGGCAGGTGCGCGCTCAGCTCCCTGACGTCCAGGCGCGATCGACCGAGGCGTTCGATCAGTTCCAGGTCTGGCTTCACGAAGGGCCGCTGAAGCTCTCCGACACGCAGATCGCCGACTACCTGCAGCAGGGGCTCGACTTCCTCACCGAGCAGACCCAGGCCCTCTGGACGGGCGCTCTCGCCATCGGCACGACCGTCGGGCACGTCGCCACCGGCGCACTGCTGTCGCTGTTCATCCTCATCTGCCTGCTCGCCGACGGTGCGGGCATCTGGCGGTGGACGGTCAAGATCTTCCCGCGCAAAGCACGGCCGGCGGTCGATGGGGCCGCGCGTAACGGCTGGGCCACGATCGTGAACTACGCCCGCACCCAGTTGTTCGTGGCGACCATCGATGCGATCGGCATCGGGCTCGGAGCCTTCCTGCTCCAGGTGCCGCTCGCCCTTCCCGTCGCCGTCCTGGTGTTCCTCGGCTCCTTCATCCCGATCGTCGGTGCCGTCGTGACCGGCGCCGTGGCCGTCTTCCTCGCGCTCGTCTACAACGGTCCCTGGATCGCGCTGTGGATGCTCGTGGTCGTGCTGGCCGTCCAGCAGATCGAGGGGCACATCCTGCAGCCGATCATGATGGGCTCGGCGGTCAAGGTGCACCCCCTCGCCGTCGTCCTCGTGGTCGCGGGCGGCGCGATGATCGCGGGAATCCCCGGAGCCCTCTTCGCCGTACCGTTGGCGGCTTTCGTCAACGTCGCGGCGGTGACCATCAGCACGGGATCCTGGCGCACCGGCGCGGGCCCGAGCGGAGACCTTATCTGGAGCACAGTACCGCGCGAGCGGAGACGGAGGAATCGATGA
- a CDS encoding winged helix-turn-helix domain-containing protein, producing the protein MTESLSATQARRIALAAQGFTRARPASVAARHVHRVMDRLGVLQIDSVNVFARSHYLPLFSRLGDYDPALLDRVFLSRTTHYVEYLAHEATFIPIADWPLWRFRMEDFRRRWADEDSWLSRNARTVAWVQDELRSRGPLRPADLRADAPRERGTWWDWDEVKLALEHLWRTGDVAVSGRKGFERTYALAEQVIPDPIRSQEVSRADAILELTRRAARSSGVATQSDLADYYRIRDRATIARSIAALVDEGELIPVQVRGWERGGRPLPAWRHRDAVLPRRVDAAALLTPFDPVVWFRERALRIFDLDYRIEIYVPAEKRRFGYYSLPVLVGDRIVARVDLKADRATSTLQVQSAWWEPHARPEDADAIAAELMLAAHWQGLEHVSVSGWGDATAEVHGALVRAGGSVGRHAHVREGAT; encoded by the coding sequence GTGACCGAATCCCTCAGCGCCACCCAGGCGCGCCGCATCGCGCTGGCCGCTCAGGGCTTCACGCGAGCGCGACCCGCGTCGGTCGCTGCGCGCCACGTGCATCGGGTGATGGATCGTCTCGGCGTGCTGCAGATCGACTCCGTGAACGTGTTCGCGCGCTCCCACTACCTGCCGCTGTTCTCGCGTCTCGGCGACTACGACCCCGCCCTCCTGGACCGGGTCTTCCTTTCCCGCACCACGCACTACGTCGAGTACCTGGCGCACGAGGCGACGTTCATCCCGATCGCGGACTGGCCGCTCTGGCGTTTTCGTATGGAAGACTTCCGTCGGCGCTGGGCGGACGAGGATTCCTGGCTGAGCCGCAACGCCCGCACCGTGGCGTGGGTGCAAGACGAACTGCGCTCCCGAGGTCCGCTGCGCCCGGCCGACCTCCGCGCGGACGCGCCCCGCGAACGAGGCACCTGGTGGGACTGGGACGAGGTCAAGCTGGCGCTCGAGCACCTCTGGCGCACGGGAGACGTCGCCGTCAGTGGGCGCAAGGGCTTCGAGCGGACGTACGCCCTTGCCGAGCAGGTCATCCCCGACCCGATCCGTTCGCAGGAGGTCTCGCGCGCCGACGCGATCCTCGAGCTGACGCGCCGTGCCGCCCGCTCGAGCGGCGTCGCGACGCAGTCCGACCTCGCCGACTACTACCGGATCCGCGATCGCGCCACGATCGCGCGATCGATCGCCGCGTTGGTCGACGAGGGTGAGCTGATCCCGGTGCAGGTCCGCGGATGGGAACGAGGCGGACGCCCGCTCCCCGCCTGGCGACACCGTGACGCCGTGCTCCCTCGCAGAGTCGACGCGGCAGCCCTGCTGACGCCGTTCGATCCGGTGGTCTGGTTCCGCGAGCGCGCTCTTCGCATCTTCGACCTCGATTACCGGATCGAGATCTACGTGCCCGCCGAGAAGCGTCGGTTCGGCTACTACTCGCTCCCGGTCCTCGTGGGCGACCGCATCGTCGCGCGCGTCGATCTCAAGGCCGATCGCGCCACCTCCACCCTTCAGGTGCAGTCCGCCTGGTGGGAACCCCACGCCCGCCCGGAAGATGCCGATGCGATCGCCGCCGAACTGATGCTCGCCGCGCACTGGCAGGGTCTCGAGCACGTGTCGGTGTCGGGCTGGGGCGACGCCACCGCCGAGGTGCACGGCGCATTGGTCCGGGCCGGTGGCTCCGTCGGGCGGCACGCACATGTCAGGGAGGGCGCGACGTGA
- a CDS encoding LemA family protein: protein MEWLVPVLIVVGVILLAGIYLWATYNSLVQLKVRVDEAWSGITVQLKRRADLIPNLIETVKGYASHEKAVFENVTRARAETLSAGGPGEAGIAEGHLQQALRSLFAVAEAYPQLQASTNFLQVQQALVDTEDKIQAARRFYNGGVRELNTKIKVFPNNLFAKGLGFTEREFFEVADSSAISEPPRVQF from the coding sequence ATGGAATGGCTCGTGCCGGTACTGATCGTTGTCGGAGTGATCCTGCTCGCCGGCATCTATCTGTGGGCCACGTACAACTCGTTGGTGCAGCTCAAGGTGCGCGTCGATGAGGCGTGGAGCGGGATCACGGTGCAGTTGAAGCGACGAGCCGACCTCATCCCGAACCTGATCGAGACCGTCAAGGGCTACGCCTCCCATGAGAAGGCGGTCTTCGAGAACGTCACCCGTGCGCGCGCCGAGACGCTCTCGGCCGGTGGGCCCGGCGAGGCGGGCATCGCCGAGGGGCACCTGCAACAGGCCCTGCGCAGTCTGTTCGCGGTCGCCGAGGCATACCCGCAGCTGCAGGCCAGCACCAACTTCCTCCAGGTGCAGCAGGCACTCGTCGACACCGAGGACAAGATCCAAGCCGCGCGCCGGTTCTACAACGGCGGTGTGCGCGAGCTCAACACCAAGATCAAGGTTTTTCCGAACAACCTGTTCGCGAAGGGGCTGGGCTTCACCGAGCGCGAGTTCTTCGAGGTCGCCGACAGCAGCGCGATCTCCGAGCCGCCTCGCGTGCAGTTCTGA
- a CDS encoding D-arabinono-1,4-lactone oxidase: MTRIGGSWQNWGRSASVRPVRVERPRSPEGVQRAVLAAVKQGLSIKAVGAGHSFTGIAVAPGVLLELDDLQGLVSADAATGRVTLLAGTRLHRIPRLLAPFGLAMENLGDIDRQSIAGAISTGTHGTGAGFGGLATQVVGVTMVTADGEFLRIDDERESELLPAVALGLGALGIIVEVTLQCVPAFVMHAIDEPAPLDDVLETLEERVAASDHFEFYWFPHTEVALTKRQTRLPESTVRQPLPVVGRWIDETLLSNGVYRMVCAAGQAVPAITPPFSRLAVRLTGNREYTELSHRVLIQSRTVRFREMEYALPAENVVPAFEAVRALIARRGWRIEFPIEVRFAASDDRWLSTAHGRATAYIAVHRYWRADPTEYFGAVEEIMLEFGGRPHWGKLHTLTEETLRERYPRFEDFVALRDRLDPERRFGNRYLERVLGS, encoded by the coding sequence GTGACGAGAATCGGCGGATCCTGGCAGAACTGGGGCCGCTCGGCCTCGGTGCGGCCCGTGCGTGTGGAGCGTCCGCGCAGCCCGGAGGGCGTGCAGCGGGCGGTTCTGGCTGCGGTGAAGCAGGGGCTCAGCATCAAGGCGGTGGGCGCCGGACACAGTTTCACGGGCATCGCCGTGGCGCCGGGAGTCCTGCTCGAGCTCGACGATCTGCAGGGACTCGTCTCCGCGGATGCCGCAACCGGCCGGGTGACGCTTCTCGCAGGAACCCGGCTGCATCGGATCCCGCGCTTGCTCGCACCCTTCGGGCTCGCGATGGAGAACTTGGGGGACATCGACCGACAGTCGATCGCGGGTGCCATCTCGACCGGGACCCACGGCACCGGCGCCGGGTTCGGCGGGCTCGCGACCCAGGTCGTCGGAGTCACGATGGTCACGGCGGACGGCGAGTTCCTCCGCATCGATGACGAGCGCGAGAGTGAGCTGCTCCCGGCCGTCGCGCTCGGCCTCGGCGCGCTCGGGATCATCGTCGAAGTCACGCTCCAGTGCGTGCCGGCCTTCGTGATGCATGCGATCGATGAACCGGCTCCGCTCGACGACGTGCTCGAGACGCTCGAGGAGCGGGTGGCGGCGTCCGATCATTTCGAGTTCTACTGGTTCCCCCACACCGAGGTCGCCCTGACCAAGCGTCAGACCCGCCTGCCTGAGTCGACCGTGCGCCAGCCGCTCCCTGTCGTGGGGAGGTGGATCGACGAGACGCTCCTGTCCAACGGTGTGTATCGGATGGTGTGTGCCGCGGGACAAGCGGTTCCCGCGATCACCCCGCCGTTCAGCCGGCTCGCGGTCAGGCTCACGGGGAATCGCGAGTACACCGAGCTCTCGCACCGAGTGCTGATCCAGAGTCGCACCGTGCGATTCCGCGAGATGGAGTATGCGCTCCCCGCGGAGAACGTGGTGCCGGCGTTCGAGGCGGTGCGTGCTCTCATCGCCCGACGCGGGTGGCGGATCGAGTTCCCGATCGAGGTGCGCTTCGCCGCCAGCGACGACCGCTGGCTGTCGACGGCGCACGGGCGCGCGACGGCGTACATCGCCGTGCACCGGTACTGGCGGGCCGACCCGACCGAGTACTTCGGCGCGGTGGAGGAGATCATGCTCGAGTTCGGCGGTCGCCCGCACTGGGGCAAACTCCACACGCTGACCGAAGAGACGCTGCGCGAACGCTACCCGCGCTTCGAGGACTTCGTCGCGTTGCGTGACCGCCTCGACCCGGAGCGCCGGTTCGGGAACCGTTACCTGGAGCGAGTCCTCGGGAGCTGA
- a CDS encoding type III PLP-dependent enzyme domain-containing protein, producing the protein MLDLIDELSPAPGALAVAPEWEDPARYWPRLSAVTGQLPAPVAVIDREALRYNAMDLLVRAGGLPIRVASKSVRVRAVLDAVLKLPGFRGILAFTLEEALWLAETHDDIMLGYPTVDRAGLEKLFADEQAAQRITLMVDDLVHLDVIDSVAGPGSRPEIRVAIDVDASWRSSLLGHIGVRRSALFSAGEVAAFARKVVARPGFRLVGLQMYDAQIAGQGDDAGPDAPLIRMVQARSRNELRERRADIVAAVGAIASLEILNGGGTGSLEFTGSDESLTEASAGSGLLGGHLFDGYRSFRPAPASGFAFDVVRRPAPDIATVLGGGWIASGPAVASRQPRAVWPQGLHTLSREAAGEVQTPLQGPAARSLGVGDRVWFRHAKSGEPAERIDGYHLVSGEEIIDELPTYRGEGKAFL; encoded by the coding sequence GTGCTCGACCTCATCGACGAACTGAGCCCGGCCCCCGGCGCGCTCGCGGTCGCCCCCGAATGGGAGGATCCGGCCCGCTATTGGCCGCGCCTCTCCGCCGTGACGGGCCAGCTGCCGGCGCCCGTCGCGGTGATCGACCGGGAAGCGCTCCGCTACAACGCCATGGATCTCCTGGTCCGCGCCGGTGGACTTCCGATCCGCGTGGCGTCGAAGTCGGTGCGTGTGCGTGCAGTGCTCGATGCGGTGCTGAAACTCCCCGGGTTCCGGGGCATCCTCGCGTTCACGCTCGAGGAGGCGCTCTGGCTCGCTGAGACGCATGACGACATCATGCTCGGCTACCCGACCGTGGACCGCGCGGGGCTGGAGAAGCTCTTCGCCGACGAGCAGGCGGCGCAGCGCATCACGCTGATGGTCGATGACCTCGTCCACCTCGATGTGATCGACAGTGTCGCCGGACCGGGATCCCGTCCGGAGATCCGAGTGGCGATCGACGTCGACGCCTCGTGGCGCTCCTCGCTCCTCGGACACATCGGTGTGCGTCGCTCGGCTCTGTTCTCGGCGGGAGAGGTGGCCGCTTTCGCCCGAAAGGTCGTCGCGCGCCCGGGCTTCCGGCTGGTCGGACTGCAGATGTACGACGCGCAGATCGCCGGGCAGGGCGACGACGCCGGCCCCGACGCGCCCCTTATCCGGATGGTGCAGGCGCGCTCCCGCAACGAACTGCGGGAGCGTCGGGCGGACATCGTGGCCGCGGTCGGAGCGATCGCGTCTCTGGAGATCCTCAACGGCGGGGGGACGGGTTCGCTCGAGTTCACTGGGAGCGATGAGTCCCTCACCGAGGCGAGCGCCGGCAGCGGCCTGCTCGGAGGGCACCTGTTCGACGGCTACCGCTCCTTCCGTCCCGCGCCGGCTTCCGGATTCGCGTTCGACGTCGTCCGACGCCCGGCCCCGGACATCGCCACCGTGCTCGGCGGCGGATGGATCGCCTCCGGGCCTGCCGTCGCCTCGCGCCAGCCGCGAGCCGTCTGGCCACAGGGACTCCACACGCTCTCCCGCGAAGCGGCGGGTGAGGTGCAGACACCGCTGCAGGGTCCTGCCGCCAGGTCACTCGGAGTGGGGGATCGGGTCTGGTTCCGTCACGCCAAGAGCGGCGAGCCGGCGGAGCGCATCGACGGATACCACCTGGTGTCGGGTGAGGAGATCATCGACGAGTTGCCGACCTATCGCGGCGAGGGAAAGGCGTTCCTGTGA
- a CDS encoding DedA family protein, translated as MLLSIDTDHGFTGLTGFAADVLIALGDFGVGLLVFLEVLIPPIPSEVILPFAGYLSQSGQLNLGWLIFWSTLASWIGALLLYGLGAAIGMHRAVRLLAATRLVSRSDLERGSEWFVRSGAWTVLVGRMVPGVRSLISIPAGAARMNLVTFSLFTIIGSGLWNTLLLGVGAALGTQHEQLEQYLGYLDYAVYTAIAIALVVLVVRRIREAAGERKKLARAQD; from the coding sequence ATGCTTCTGTCCATCGACACCGATCACGGCTTCACCGGCCTCACCGGGTTCGCGGCCGATGTGCTCATCGCTCTCGGCGACTTCGGCGTCGGCCTTCTGGTCTTCCTCGAAGTGCTGATCCCGCCGATCCCGAGCGAGGTGATCCTTCCGTTCGCGGGGTACCTGAGCCAGAGCGGACAGCTGAACCTGGGCTGGCTCATCTTCTGGAGCACGCTGGCATCGTGGATCGGTGCGCTCCTGCTCTACGGCCTCGGCGCAGCGATCGGGATGCACCGGGCGGTGCGTCTGCTCGCGGCGACGCGTCTGGTGAGCCGCTCGGACCTGGAGCGCGGATCCGAGTGGTTCGTGCGCAGCGGCGCGTGGACGGTGCTGGTCGGGCGCATGGTGCCCGGCGTGCGCAGCCTCATCTCGATCCCCGCCGGTGCTGCTCGCATGAACCTGGTGACCTTCAGCCTCTTCACGATCATCGGCAGCGGGCTCTGGAACACGCTGCTCCTGGGGGTCGGCGCGGCCCTGGGCACACAGCACGAGCAGCTGGAGCAATATCTCGGCTATCTCGACTACGCCGTCTACACGGCGATCGCGATCGCCCTCGTCGTGCTGGTCGTGCGTCGGATACGTGAGGCGGCGGGTGAGCGGAAGAAGCTCGCACGCGCACAGGACTGA